In Deinococcus proteolyticus MRP, a single genomic region encodes these proteins:
- a CDS encoding DUF3293 domain-containing protein, producing MTRRGPGPGPAPHRDPRHGDPLHGDPLRHAFLTTRYGTAAEPAWLSGRPGPGPGWAAGRWGIVTAWNPAGQQADSSSNAARQAELERRLRSLGRPFFPGHNGEGEWQEPTFIVRGLGPAELAGLGGDFGQAAVLHGSGTRAALLWLDGSQVTGAERRWLVSEPPQPA from the coding sequence GTGACGCGCCGTGGCCCCGGCCCTGGCCCAGCGCCGCACCGTGACCCGCGGCATGGCGACCCACTGCACGGTGACCCGCTCCGCCACGCTTTCCTGACCACCCGTTACGGCACCGCTGCCGAACCGGCCTGGCTGAGCGGGCGCCCCGGCCCCGGCCCCGGTTGGGCCGCCGGGCGCTGGGGCATCGTCACGGCCTGGAACCCTGCCGGGCAGCAGGCGGACAGCAGCAGCAACGCGGCGCGGCAAGCTGAACTGGAGCGCCGCCTACGCAGTCTGGGCCGGCCCTTCTTCCCCGGTCACAACGGCGAAGGCGAGTGGCAGGAACCCACGTTCATCGTCAGGGGGCTGGGCCCGGCCGAGCTGGCAGGGCTGGGCGGCGACTTCGGGCAGGCGGCCGTGCTGCACGGCAGCGGCACGCGGGCAGCGCTGCTGTGGCTGGACGGGTCTCAGGTCACCGGGGCGGAGCGGCGCTGGCTGGTCAGCGAGCCGCCGCAGCCCGCATGA